Part of the Candidatus Moraniibacteriota bacterium genome is shown below.
GTCGTGAAACGATAGTTTCCCACCTTGCTCGATGCATCGGTAAGCGCATTGAGGAGGCTCGATTTCCCCACATTGGGATACCCGATAAGTCCGATATCAGCAATCAGTTTGAGCTCCAAGTGAAGTGTCATTGCATCCCCGGGAAGCCCCGGATTTGCCCGGTCCGGCGTCGTATTCCGACTCGAGCGAAAGTGAAAGTTCCCAAAACCACCATTCCCACCGCGCGCCACAAGCACCTTCTGTCCCGGAAAGACAATATCATAGTCTCTGCCACGCGCCACATCATGCGCGACAGTTCCCACAGGCACGCGCACGATTTTGTCATCGCCATCGGCGCCGGTACGCATGTTTTGCTCGCCATGCCCGCCATTTCCCGCTCGTACACTCTTGACCGATCGAAACGGACGAAGCGCACCCAAGTCCGGCACGCCCAAAAGCACGACGTTTCCACCACGTCCGCCATTTCCGCCAGTCGGTCCTTCATTCATCATGGTCCGCGTAAATCGCACCACGCCGTCTCCACCTTTCCCCGCCGACACCTCAAGAGTGACATCATCAATAAGCATAGTTTCCAATCTTAGCACGGA
Proteins encoded:
- the obgE gene encoding GTPase ObgE, producing the protein MLIDDVTLEVSAGKGGDGVVRFTRTMMNEGPTGGNGGRGGNVVLLGVPDLGALRPFRSVKSVRAGNGGHGEQNMRTGADGDDKIVRVPVGTVAHDVARGRDYDIVFPGQKVLVARGGNGGFGNFHFRSSRNTTPDRANPGLPGDAMTLHLELKLIADIGLIGYPNVGKSSLLNALTDASSKVGNYRFTTLEPNLGVYFNTILADIPGLIEGASEGKGLGHKFLKHIERTRVLFHLVAADSKTPVTDYANIRKELKRYNPKLLEKPEWIVISRADERTPKEVQKLVKALSKKNPNTFSFSILDDVSLLRMQETIAGIARVFSSNQASDEPSQSVSDNGS